CCTGCAAACCCTTCCTTCATACCACACACCTGTTTGTTCAGGAGTACGTCGGATTTACAAACGAGCATATCTTCGATAACCCTATATGAAAAGATTGGACAAAACATAGTTTTTTGAAAAATATCTCTCAACCCAGTGTACTCCGGCGCATGGACGTTTCTGAAAAAACTATATTTTGACCAATGTATTCATATCATTTTATGAAAAAAAGTAGTTCATGAGATTTTCAATCTCGATTCTGGTAAGTATAGTAGTAGTACTGGCCGTTTGTATACTGCCTGTAGCCGCTGCCTCCTGTTCTGCAACAACAATTGACATGAAAACAGTTGAGCTGGGTGTGATATCCGTAACAAAAGCGCCACCGATTTATGGAGAAGTAAGACAGGGAGAAGTTGATCCCCACCAGTATTATGTACCCTCCGGACACAGGACTCTTGAAGTCTCACTTCAGTGGGATCATACAACAAACAATGATCTCTCCCTCGCCATGTATCCTCCCAATGGAAACCCATTAGTCTGGAATGATGCAAACGATGGACAGACAGATGGTGAAATATCATTGAGTACTCCCTTACCATCCCAGATGACTGGGAAGTACTGGAGTTTTGATGTCACCGGTCTGAGAGTTTCAGGAACACAAAGTTATACTCTTACGATAAATAGTTACTAATACGAATGTTTCAGAAAGAGAAACTTTGGGACCTTGTTGTGATTATCATCATAGCATTGATAATTTTTATTCCCTCAGTTTGTCTTTTTTTTATTGACGGTGGACAGATACGAGGCATCAATGATGATCCTGCCACCCGTCCAAATCTTCTTGGACAAAACATTGACGGCCTCAATTTCACTTCAGCTACCGGAAAAATACAACCTATCTATGACGACACAGAGATAGTTCCCCTTTCGTTTTGGCAGTTATCACCCAGAGAGATACTGTTAAGAGTCATTACCTACCCAATGGCGTACATTCCTCCCTCAACGGGAAAAATCATCTCTCTCCTCTACCTCGCATCCGGTCTCGCCCTCATCATACTCTACCGGAGAAAAACCAGCCGAAAAGATCCGGATCCAAACTCCCGCAGAGAACAAATTCGCAGATACATCAGTGAACATCCAGGAAAAAATACACAACATATCGCTGATGCCCTTTCTTTACCCCGCAGCTCTCTCACCTATCATCTGAACCGGCTTCAGGAAACACAGGACATCAGGCAGGTCCCATACGGCGGACGTTCACATTTTCTTCCGGCCAATACCGGTCTCACCGAAAACCAGAAAATTCTTCTTTCCCTTCTCTCCAAAGAAAAAGATCACCTGATACTTCAGACATTAATAAATCAGCCATCCCTTACCAGAAAAGAGATCGCCGCACAACTCGGTATTTCCACAACCACTGCTCTCTGGTATATTCACAGACTGGAACGGTCTCATCTGCTCACCGCAAAAAAGCAGGAGAGAAAACTTCGGTACAGTCTCACCCCTGAAATTGTGACGGAATATCAGGAACTTGCAGAAATATTTACACCGAAATCTGACGATCACTCGACCTGATCTTCCTCTTCTCAGAGCATCCATTCTCCGGTATCTTCAATTATGTCCATAAACTCGTTTATTGGCAACTAACGTTTGTCGTAGCTCCGTCCAGAGAAAAACGGAACGTATGCCTGTTTACTGTTTCGCAGATTCACAGGAATACACGGATATTTTCAGCATCACTACGAAACGAAAACATCACGAAAATATTTTTGAATTTGAGTTCCGTGATGTTCACGTCTGCTCCGTGATGTTTTTTTTCTGTGAAACTCCGTGTGTTCCGTTTTTCCGTGGGCGGCAAAACCTGACAGACAAAAACGGTATCTCCAAAGAAACTACCTCTCCTCAGAGTCACTTTTTGCATTATAACACTCGAACGCCAATATCACTGCAGAGCATCATGAAAAAAACATTCAGAATGGAAAACCTTGAATGCGCCCACTGTGCAGCACTCATGGAAACCGGCATCAGAAAAATCGACGGCGTCAGCGAAGCCTCGATCAGCTTCATGACCGAAAAACTGATCATCGACGCTGAGGAAAACAGATTCGATGAGATCATGACAGAGGTCAGAAACATCTGCAAAAAAATCGAGCCTGACTGCAGAATCAGATAAGAATGATCACAACACTCTCACCAAAACAACAAAAGACACTGATCAGAATCATCCTAGCCTTTGCAATCCTTGTCTCTGTGATAATTTTACAGCAGACGAACATCGTCAGCGAAACAGCAATCCTTCTCGTGCTGTATCTTGTACCGTACGCAGTTATCGGATATGATGTACTGACTCGTGCAGGAAAAAATATTTTTCACGGAAAAATTTTCGATGAAAATTTTCTGATGACAATCGCAACAATCGGAGCGTTTGCTCTCGGCGAGTATCCTGAAGCAGTCGCCGTGATGCTGTTCTATCAGGTCGGCGAACTGTTCCAGAGTTATGCGGTAAGCAAATCGCGAAAATCCATTGCCGCACTGATGGACATCAGGCCGGATCATGCAAACATCGAATCCAATGGACAGCTCATCGAAGTGGACCCAGGCGAACTGAAAACCGGAGACGTAATCATCATCAAGCCGGGCGAACGCGTGCCGGTTGACGGTGTTGTCATCTCAGGCTCCTCAGATCTGAACACCATGTCTCTGACCGGCGAGTCACTGCCGCGACCGGTTGATGCAGGAGACGAAGTCATCAGCGGATGTGTGAATATGTCAGGACTTCTTCGCGTGAGAGTTCAGAAACCCTACGGCGAATCAACCGTTGCCAGAATTCTGGATCTGGTGGAGAATGCCGCAGCAAAAAAAGCGAAGACCGAGAACTTCATCACAACCTTCTCCCGGTACTATACGCCTGTGGTTGTCGGAGTTGCGGCAGCTCTTGCAGTGTTGCCACCGATACTTTTCGGCGAGCCGTTTGTCGACTGGGTTGGGCGTGCGTTGATCTTTTTGGTGGTATCCTGCCCCTGTGCTCTGGTGATCTCAATTCCTCTGAGTTTTTACGGAGGAATCGGCGGGGCGTCGCGAAACGGAATTTTGATCAAAGGCGGAAATTATCTGGAGGCTCTGGCAAAGACAGAGACTGTTGTGTTTGACAAGACCGGAACGCTGACGACCGGTAGTTTCCGCGTTAATTCGATCAAACCTTCGGGAGAGATGACCGAAGAGCAGCTGATTATGTATGCGGCACTCGCGGAAAGTTCGAGTACGCATCCGCTCGCTGCCTCCATTCGTGCGGCGTACGGAAAAGAAATTGATCGGAGCGTTGTTGCAAATGTAACAGAGACCGCGGGAAGAGGAGTCTCGGCAGAAGTCTCCGGCAGAGTTGTTCTTGCAGGAAATGCAAAACTGCTTGCGGATGGGGGAGTCGCAATTCCGCCTTCAGCTCCGGCAGGAACAGCGATTCATGTGGCAGTTGATAAAATCTATGCAGGCTATCTTTTGTTTTCTGATACGGCAAAGCCGAGTGCAAAAAAAGCGGTAAATGATCTGAAAAAACTCGGCGTGAAACACACCGCAATGCTCACGGGCGATGCGGAGGCTGCGGCAAAACTGACGGCTGAAGAGCTTGGTATTGATTCGTATCGTGCAGGACTTTTGCCGCAGGAGAAGGTGTCCGGTCTTGAGGATATCATGGAAAAGTTTGGCGGCAGTACTGCGTATGTGGGTGACGGGATTAATGATGCCCCGGTACTTTCACGTGCAGACGTCGGTATTGCGATGGGGTCGCTCGGCTCGGACGCTGCCATTGAAGCGGCGGACGTTGTTCTGATGGATGATGATCCGGCAAAGGTTGCAACAGCGGTGAGAATTTCCAAGAAAACATTCTGGATTGTTCGGGAGAACATCGTCTTTGCTCTGGGTGTGAAGTTTTTCGTACTCGCTTTTGCTGCGGCAGGGTTTGCGACGATGTGGGAGGCGGTGTTTGCGGACGTGGGTGTTGCGGTGATTGCGATACTGAATGCTATGCGGACGCTGGGATTTTCGGAAAAATAATTTTTTTATTCGCGTCATTCGCGTTTCATATCCTCATCCTACCCTACCCTACCCTACCCTACCCTACCCACACCCTCATATTATCCAAACAACATATTAACAGACAGAAATCACATGTCTGCCGCAGAATATCGTTATCGTCCCTCAGAGTTTCCCGCCCCGCCTGTAGTCGTCCGCCACATCAATCTCACCTTTGACATCGCCGAAACACAGACCCGCGTCATCGCCGAGACCACCTTCACCGTTCTTGCAGAAACGCTCGACGTCCTCACTCTCAACGCGAAAAATCTTGAGATACGCAAAGTCCGCATCAACGGGAAAAATGCCCGCTACCTCTACGAAGACGATCTCTTAAAAATCCAGCTCTCGCACCCCTCCCACCGCGGAGCACACCTCACCCTCTGGACCGAAACCATCTGTCGTCCAACCTCGAACATTCTTGAAGGACTCTACTATGACGCAAGTCCTGCCGGCCTTCCCAAAACCCAGATAACCCAGTGCCAGCAGTGGGGATTTCAGCGGATTGCTCCCGTCATCGACGACATGCGGGCAAAAAGTACCTGGACCACCACCATCATCGCCGACAGCAGGTACACCAATCTCATCAGCAACGGCGACATCAAAAGTCCTCGTACATCCCATGACGCGACCCGCGACATCATCACCTATCAGAACAACTACCCCATGCCGCCGTACCTCTTTTTCCTCGGCGTCGGCACCTGGGACACCTTCACCCGCAGCCTCGAGTACCCTGACGGCAAAAAGATCAGACTCGAACTGCTCGCAGAAAAGGGAGCGGATCCTGCCGGAGCACGTGCTGCTCTTGACATCCTCGCCGACAGTATCCTCTGGACCTGTCTTTTCACCGGACCCGAACGCTACGAATCCCCTGACGTCCGGCTCGAACTCTACCGGCTGTGCAGAACCCGCGACAAAATTATTTCGGAAAACCCCGGCAACCCTGAAGCAGCCCTTGCCCCGATCCGCAGACAGATCTCAATCCTTGCCTCTGACCTCGTCTTCGGCTACCAGTACCCTTATGATGTTTATCGCGAGATCTCCATGCAGAACAGCGACTTCGGCGGCATGGAAAACACCGGCAACACCACCATCATCCAGAGCAGGATCATGCCGACTCCTGAGATCACCGACGCGTCGTATGAGTACATGATCGGCGTCAAACAGCATGAGTTCTATCACAACCTCAACGGCTCAAGCGTGACGGGAGACACTCCGTTCTCCATCTGGCTCAACGAAGCGGTCACCGTCATGATGGAGGATGACTACCTTTCCTTCCTCTTCGGCAGCGACTATATCCGGCTTCAAAACATTCTTCAGATTTACACTCCCGGCACCGGCACGTTTTCTCTTGACACGGGGGCAGCCGCGATGCCGATCGAGCCTGAAGGATTCAATGATCCAAACGATCTCATCACCTCGGTTACGTACGTCAAGGCTCCAGAGTTTGTTCGCATGATTCAGGTAATGCTTGGCAACCGTGCCTTTACGTGGGCACTGGACCTCTACCACCGCAGGTTTGCCGGCGGTAACGCTTCTCCCCGCGACTGGTTTGATGCGATGGAGAATGTCAGCAAGATTGATTTTTCCACCATGGCAGGACGCTGGCTCAAGCAGACCGGATACCCGACAATAACGGTGTCGGCAGCCTACAACGCAGAGGAGGAGGTCGCAGAAATTATTGTGGACCAGACAGGTTTCGGTGACCAGAGTCCTTGGATTTTTCCGCTGGTTGGAACACTCATCACCGACAAGGGTGTTGCCGTTGCTGAGTTCGTAGAAAAAATCGACGGTGCTCATCATGAGTTCACCGTCCCGTGCGTGGGAGCGTTCGCTGCCGCCATCTGGAATCCCGGCCATGCGGCCTACGTCCGCATCGCGAATGACGCTTCAGACAGCGAGCTCTATCTTCTTCTCAAGTATGATACTGATGTGGTGAGCAGGTTCCTTGCGTATCAGACCCTCGTCGACCGCGAGATGGCCAGACTCTGCCGTGACCCGGACTATGTTCCTGACTCCCGTCTCGTTGACTGGTATGTTGCTACGCTCTCAGACAACAATGCGATGCAGAGCACTGGGTCACTTTCCCTCACGATATTTGAGTCGGTGAATGATCCTGAGTTCACGCACCGCTATGCTGTACTCTACTCTGCGAAAAAGCGGTTCATGCGTTCTGTTGCCGCCGCTTCCGAGCAGCGTCTGCTTGCCCTCTACACGGCATACAATACTGCGGAAAAGCCGACGACTGCTCCGGCAGATCTTGCCAGGATCTTTAAGACACGCGCTGTCAAAAATCTGATCCTCTCTCATCTCGCAACACTTGACACGCCGGAGGTCTGGGATTTGATCAAAAAATCCTATGAAAAATCCTCGAATGCGACCAGCCGTATTGCGGCTCTGTCCCTGTATCTCTCAAGCACTGCGCCCGACCGCTTCGAGGTCCTGACGCTTGAGCTTGACCGGTCCAAGGCCGACCCTGTTGCATGGGAAAATTTCCTTGCCGCAGTTGCCGGTACTTCGTCTCCTGATACGGTTGCGTATCTCAGGATGATTGAGAAGTCGGAAAATTTCCATGTGGAGCAGGCAGGACAAGCCCGGTCTCTGTATCTTCGGTTTGCAAACAATCGCAAGTTATCTCTGGAGACAGAGGAGGGCCGAGCCTTCCTGCGTGATTCACTGATCTCGCTTTCCCGGGTAAACGAGTACATCTCAACCGGCATTCTCTCGGTCTTCTCGCATCTCGACAGTTACGATCAGCCAGTTCGCGATGCATGTTTTGCGATCCTTTCTGATCTGGTGGCAACAGTTTCTGACACCGAGGCTCCGGCAGTAATTCGCACGGCCCGCCGCATCATTGCGGGAAGTCCGAAGGCTCAGGAGGCGTCTACGAAATAATATCCGGAACCACTCCGAAAAACCGCGCGAAAAAAGTATCATGAAACGCGGGGAAACCCCTTCCCCACTATTATAATAAACAGAGAAAATGGTTTATATATCTGACTGAGCGCACCGCTCCTGAATGCCTGATTTTTTTATTCGCGTCAAATCATGCCAATTATGATTTTATTGAGTATAATCGTGTGAAATTCGTTTTTCTCAAAATATACTCACCTGATTGTTAATTTGAGCAAATAACTCTTTCAAATGCTGTTTTTATCAATTTTGCAGGGTTTTCCTCTTACGTTAATTTTAAATATGCATACACTGACCTATTATCATCCAAAGTTTGTCGGCGTAATATATTCTGAGTGTGGCCGCAGACTTTGAAAAGTATGGAGAAATCCCAGTCTATGAAACAGATGGTAGCAAATGGTATGACCGATCAGGAGGTCATTACAAGATTTAAAGAAGAGAACTGCTGGGGACTCTGCACCTCAATTGATCTCAAGGAATGCGATCCTGCAACGATCCGCGATGCAGACAAGATTCACCAGTTCGTGCTCGAACTCGCTGATCTCATCGACATGAAACGCTTCGGCGAACCGCAGATCATCCACTTCGGCCCCTGCGACCGCGTTGCCGGATACTCAATGACCCAGCTCATCGA
Above is a genomic segment from Methanorbis furvi containing:
- a CDS encoding winged helix-turn-helix transcriptional regulator — encoded protein: MFQKEKLWDLVVIIIIALIIFIPSVCLFFIDGGQIRGINDDPATRPNLLGQNIDGLNFTSATGKIQPIYDDTEIVPLSFWQLSPREILLRVITYPMAYIPPSTGKIISLLYLASGLALIILYRRKTSRKDPDPNSRREQIRRYISEHPGKNTQHIADALSLPRSSLTYHLNRLQETQDIRQVPYGGRSHFLPANTGLTENQKILLSLLSKEKDHLILQTLINQPSLTRKEIAAQLGISTTTALWYIHRLERSHLLTAKKQERKLRYSLTPEIVTEYQELAEIFTPKSDDHST
- a CDS encoding cation transporter, which produces MKKTFRMENLECAHCAALMETGIRKIDGVSEASISFMTEKLIIDAEENRFDEIMTEVRNICKKIEPDCRIR
- a CDS encoding heavy metal translocating P-type ATPase, with translation MITTLSPKQQKTLIRIILAFAILVSVIILQQTNIVSETAILLVLYLVPYAVIGYDVLTRAGKNIFHGKIFDENFLMTIATIGAFALGEYPEAVAVMLFYQVGELFQSYAVSKSRKSIAALMDIRPDHANIESNGQLIEVDPGELKTGDVIIIKPGERVPVDGVVISGSSDLNTMSLTGESLPRPVDAGDEVISGCVNMSGLLRVRVQKPYGESTVARILDLVENAAAKKAKTENFITTFSRYYTPVVVGVAAALAVLPPILFGEPFVDWVGRALIFLVVSCPCALVISIPLSFYGGIGGASRNGILIKGGNYLEALAKTETVVFDKTGTLTTGSFRVNSIKPSGEMTEEQLIMYAALAESSSTHPLAASIRAAYGKEIDRSVVANVTETAGRGVSAEVSGRVVLAGNAKLLADGGVAIPPSAPAGTAIHVAVDKIYAGYLLFSDTAKPSAKKAVNDLKKLGVKHTAMLTGDAEAAAKLTAEELGIDSYRAGLLPQEKVSGLEDIMEKFGGSTAYVGDGINDAPVLSRADVGIAMGSLGSDAAIEAADVVLMDDDPAKVATAVRISKKTFWIVRENIVFALGVKFFVLAFAAAGFATMWEAVFADVGVAVIAILNAMRTLGFSEK
- a CDS encoding M1 family metallopeptidase produces the protein MSAAEYRYRPSEFPAPPVVVRHINLTFDIAETQTRVIAETTFTVLAETLDVLTLNAKNLEIRKVRINGKNARYLYEDDLLKIQLSHPSHRGAHLTLWTETICRPTSNILEGLYYDASPAGLPKTQITQCQQWGFQRIAPVIDDMRAKSTWTTTIIADSRYTNLISNGDIKSPRTSHDATRDIITYQNNYPMPPYLFFLGVGTWDTFTRSLEYPDGKKIRLELLAEKGADPAGARAALDILADSILWTCLFTGPERYESPDVRLELYRLCRTRDKIISENPGNPEAALAPIRRQISILASDLVFGYQYPYDVYREISMQNSDFGGMENTGNTTIIQSRIMPTPEITDASYEYMIGVKQHEFYHNLNGSSVTGDTPFSIWLNEAVTVMMEDDYLSFLFGSDYIRLQNILQIYTPGTGTFSLDTGAAAMPIEPEGFNDPNDLITSVTYVKAPEFVRMIQVMLGNRAFTWALDLYHRRFAGGNASPRDWFDAMENVSKIDFSTMAGRWLKQTGYPTITVSAAYNAEEEVAEIIVDQTGFGDQSPWIFPLVGTLITDKGVAVAEFVEKIDGAHHEFTVPCVGAFAAAIWNPGHAAYVRIANDASDSELYLLLKYDTDVVSRFLAYQTLVDREMARLCRDPDYVPDSRLVDWYVATLSDNNAMQSTGSLSLTIFESVNDPEFTHRYAVLYSAKKRFMRSVAAASEQRLLALYTAYNTAEKPTTAPADLARIFKTRAVKNLILSHLATLDTPEVWDLIKKSYEKSSNATSRIAALSLYLSSTAPDRFEVLTLELDRSKADPVAWENFLAAVAGTSSPDTVAYLRMIEKSENFHVEQAGQARSLYLRFANNRKLSLETEEGRAFLRDSLISLSRVNEYISTGILSVFSHLDSYDQPVRDACFAILSDLVATVSDTEAPAVIRTARRIIAGSPKAQEASTK
- the speD gene encoding S-adenosylmethionine decarboxylase, producing the protein MKQMVANGMTDQEVITRFKEENCWGLCTSIDLKECDPATIRDADKIHQFVLELADLIDMKRFGEPQIIHFGPCDRVAGYSMTQLIETSLLSAHFANDTNAAYIDVFSCKEYMPSVAAEFCRKFFGAKAMNTTVFFRTI